From the genome of Roseicitreum antarcticum:
GCTGATCAACCGCTCGCCCAATATGTGGACGCTGATCAGCCTTGGCGTGGCTGCGGCCTATCTCTATTCGATCGTGGCGACGTTTCTCCCGGGCATCTTTCCGGAGGTTTACCGGATGGGCCAAGGTGTCGGCACCTATTTTGAAGCTGCGGTCGTCATTATCGCGCTGGTGTTCGTAGGCCAGGTGCTGGAGCTGCGAGCGCGGGAACGCACCGGTGACGCGATCCGCGCACTTCTCGACCTCGCACCAAAGACCGCACGACGTATTCTGCCAGACGGCACTGAATACGACGCACCACTGGAAAACATCATGGAGGGCGACCGGCTTCGGGTGCGCCCCGGCGATGCGGTCCCGGTGGATGGGACAGTGATCGAGGGGCGCTCGTCCTTGGACGAAAGCATGCTGACCGGCGAGTCGATGCCTGTTGAGAAGGGTCCAGGCGATGCGGTGACCGGGGCCACGATCAACAAGAACGGCAGCCTCGTGATCGAGGCGGGCAAGGTCGGCGCCGATACCGTGCTGGCGCAGATCGTGGCCATGGTGTCGAATGCGCGCCGCTCTCGCGCGCCAATCCAGGGGATGGCGGACCGCGTGGCGGCGGTCTTCGTGCCGACCGTAGTAGGGGTGGCGATCTTCGCCTTTGTGATGTGGATGATCTTCGGGCCGGAACCGGTGCTGGTCTTTGCCATCGCCTCGGCCGTCTCGGTGCTGATCATCGCCTGCCCCTGCGCGCTTGGCCTCGCCACCCCGATTTCGATCACCACGGCGGCCGGTCGCGGGGCGCAGGCCGGGGTGCTGATCAAGGATGCCGAGGCGCTGGAACGCATGGCCGGGGTCGATACGCTGATCGTCGACAAGACCGGCACCCTGACCATGGGCAAGCCAAAGCTGACCGATACCGTAGCGCTAGGTGACATCGCCGAAGCTGATATTCTGTCGCTGGCCGCAGCGCTTGAACGTGGCTCGGAACATCCTCTGGCCGAAGCCATCGTCGAAGGGGCCGAAGCGCAGGGCGCTGCCCGGCAGGAGGCTGCGGATTTTGAGGCTGTTACCGGCAAGGGCGTGCGCGGCAACGTCGGCGGACGCGCCGTCGCCCTCGGCAATAACGCGATGATGCAAGAGATGGGCCTTGAGACGACGCAATCCGAGGAAAAGGCTGATGCCCTGCGTGCCGAGGGCAAGACAGCGATGTTCGTCGCGGTTGATGGCGCCCTTTCGGGCATCGTGGCGGTGGCCGATCCAATCAAGGAGTCAACTGCTCAGGCGATCAAGGAGCTTCATGCGCAAGGGCTGCGCGTGATCATGGCGACAGGCGACAATGAGCGCACCGCGCAAGCGGTAGCGGCGACCTTGGGCATCGACGAGGTGCGCGCCGGCGTCCTGCCGGAAGACAAGAAGAAGTTGATCGACCAGTTACGCAAAGACGGCCACAAGATCGCGATGGCAGGCGACGGGGTGAATGACGCCCCCGCACTGGCCGCCGCCGATGTCGGCATCGCAATGGGAACCGGTGCCGATGTCGCGATGGAAAGCGCAGGCATCACCCTGTTGGGTGGGGATCTGATGGGCATCGTGCGGGCGCGCAAACTGGCACGCGCCACGCTGCGCAACATCAAGCAGAACCTGTTCTTCGCCTTCGCCTACAACGCTGTCGGCGTGCCTATCGCTGCGGGGCTGCTTTATCCGGTTACTGGGCTTTTGCTGTCGCCCATGATTGCGGCGGCGGCGATGAGCCTGTCGTCGGTCTCGGTCATCACCAACGCGTTGCGGCTGCGGCGCGTTGATCTATAGGCAAACCAAAAAAGGAGATACGCATGACAACGTTCCACATTCCCGACATGAGTTGCGGCCATTGCAAGGCGACGGTCGAAAAGACCATCCATGCTCTCGACCCGGCGGCACAGATCGCGTTCGACATGGCGGCGCGACGGATATCGGTCGAGAGCAGCACTGACGCGGCGCATGTTCAGGCTGCCTTGGCTGAGGCCGGATATCCTGTGGCTTCGACCTGAGTTGTCTTGATCTGGCCGCCCGGATCTATGCCGTCCCGTCAACTTTCGTCGGACGTGCTCCGCTCCGCCTGATACTGCCGCTCGCGCTCGGGCCAGTGCGATTTGATGTAGGTTAGGATGTCCGCGATCTCATCGGCATTCAGCACGTCGCCAAACCCCGGCATGCCGCTGTCGAAGGCCACTCCCATCTGAGTAAGCGCCTCCGCGCCACCATAGGTGATATAGGCGATCAGATCGGCGTCGGAATGATGCCAGGTATGGCCGGTGGCGTCATGGGGTGGCGCGGGGAGACGCCCGTCAGACCCCGCGCTTTGCCAGTCCGGCTGACCCTTCAGATTTCCGCCATGGCAGGCTGCGCAGTTCGCGTCGTACAGGACGCGGCCGCGCGCCACTGCGGCACCGTCGCGCGCAAACAGATGGATCGCGGCCCAGACGGTACCCAAGATGGCGACCCCTGCAAGCATGAGTATGCCGAGCCTCACATCGGTTCTCTGGGTGAATTGAAACGCGCCGGGCTGGAAGTCCGCCGCATCAGTTGATCCCGTTGGCACGCTGCAACTCGCGCACGTAAGCAACGATCGCACCGAGTTCTCCATCCGTCAGGCGTTGCTCGACCGGTGGCATGTCGCCGAACGGCCAGTGATGCGCTCGTACCCCGTTCCGCGCCGCCAGAACGAAGGCCATGTCCCCGTGGTGGCCGGGCTCGTAGATGCGATGCACCAGCGGCGGCGCGACGCCGTCTTGCCCGGCGGCATTCGTGCCATGGCAGGAAGCGCAGACCGCGTTGAAATAAGTTTCGCCTTGCTGCGCCATGGCCGAAAGCCCCTCGGGCACGACGACATCCGCCAAAGAAGCTCCTGCGATCTGCGCGCCGTCCGGGGCAGAGGCGGAAACCGGTTCTTCGGTAGTCTGGCCTTGTGTCCAATACCAACCCGCCACGGCGATGATGGCGACGACAAGTGCGCCGATGAGTCCCTTGTTCATGTTAGATCTCCAATTTATCTTCGCCGATCATGCGGCGTCTGTGCGGCTCTCTTGCGGTCGGCTCCTGACCGCCCTGGTGAGGCGCACTGTGAATGTGTTTGCCACCAGGTGGCGTCTTGCTTCGGTGGCCGATGTATCAGGCTGAGACGGCGAACTCGGTCATCATGCCGGTGAACAGATGCGGCATGTGGTGGCAATGCAGCATCCAGCGCGCGGCCTCGCCGGCATCCAGCGCGACCGTCACCATCGTCATCGGCGGCACATAGACCGTATCGCGGATCGCACCGTCCAGGCTGCGTCCGTTGACGTTCACCACCTGGAACACGTGCCCGTGCAGGTGCATCGGATGCCCCATCATCGACATGTTGTGGAACGTCAGATGCACCCGCTCGCCGCTTCTGGCGGTGATCGGCGTGTGGCTGCCCCAGACCTGTCCGTTTATGGTCCAGAGGTAAGGCTGCATCGCACCGCCCAGCATGATCATGTGGGATCGGTCCACCGGACGCGGCACCAGCGAGGGGTCACCTTCCGCCCGTACCGCCCGCAGCAGCATCTCCTGCGCGAGATCGATATCGAATGCACCGCTGTCGGTCTCGGCCAGATCATCGATCCGCCGCACTTCCGCACCTGCGGAGGCGAGAATGATGCCTGTGCGTTCTCGTGCGCCTTCGCGCAGGGCGAGGATCGGGAAGGCCCCCGCTTCCGGCAGATCAATTTCCACATCAAGACGCTGCGCCATGGCAAGACCGAAGCGTGTGCCCGCCACCGGCTCAACGCCGTGACCATCCACCGCCACAAGACGCGCAGAAACCCCGCCTGTGTCGATCCAGAAGGACGTTGCTGCGGCGGCATTAATCACCCGCAACAGAACGCGGCCCCTGCGTTCGACCGTGACCACCTCGGGGTCGGCGAGCGTGCGGTCATTGGCAAGATAGGCGTCGAAGTCAAAGTCGTTCAGGTCCATGACCATTCCGCCAGAGCCCATCCCGCCCATGGTCATCCCGGGCATGGACATGCCGGAATGGTCCATGCCAGACATGCCGCTCAGGTTCTGCGCCGGAGCGTCCACTTCGCCCATGTCGTGATGCACGGCGCCTCCCGTGATCTCGGCCATAACCTCGGCCGCGGGACGGAAGGAGAAATCATGCAGGAACATCACCACCTCCTGGCGGTCGGCCGTCAGGTCCTCGGGCCTGCGCACGATCAGCGGAGCCGCAAGCAGGTTCATCTCCTGCACCGGAACATGGCTGTGCATCCAATGCGTTCCGGGCATCGGCGCATAGTCGTAACTGCGCATCTCGCCTTGCTGCAAAAGCGACATCGGCAGGTTCGGCACGCCGTCCTGTGCGTTGGGCGGGATCTGACCGTGCCAGTGGATGATCGTTTCCTCGTCCAAAGCATTGGTCAGATCCACGCGGAATCTCTGACCGGGGTCGAGGATCAGCCCTTGCCTGCCCGCTTCATTGGTCAGGCCCATGACGGTGGCGGCGCGACCACCGACGTCGATCACCCGCGTCTGTGCTGTCAGGGTAAGGGGTCTAGTTTGCGCGAGGGCCAAACGCGGCAAGGCGGTGGTGGCAGCCAAGGCTGCGGATGCAGCCAGAAAGCCGCGGCGTGTCAGTTCATGTCTCATTTTGAATAAATCCATCATGCCCCCAAAGGGGCGCATCGGTCAGAAGCCGTAGTACGGCTCCGCGCGTTAACCGTTCAGATGGATTTGGGAGGGCGGTCGGCCGGATCGCCGGAGCGCCCGCGCAAAACGAGTGACACCGTAGCCCGATGCGAAATCGGGCGAAATGCGATTGGAGCTGCGTCCGAAGACGTAAACCAGGTTGCAATCGATCCGAGACAGGCGATTGCACAGCCTCCGGACATTGCATGATCGGGACCGCCGCAATGCTCCATCGCATCGGAATGCCCACTCACCACAGTTTGTTCATTGTGACAAGACACCGACGTTTTCGGCATCTCGCCAGCCATTGTCGCATGCGGAAGGACGCCGAAAAATGCGACGGCAATCACAAGCAAGAGAGAAAAGAGATGTCTCGGCATTGAACATTTCTGCATAAAGTTAGCGAATATCTAGGACTTGCCGGGGTTTTCCGCAAGACACGATGCCGTTTACAATAATTTGTCCCTGATCCCGTTCAGGCAGTTTGATAGAGCGATTATTCAAACACGCCCTGAGATACGAAGACATTGTATCCTTCCACCGCATGATTGACCCATTTACCCAAACCTTCGCCCAGCCTCAGTAAAGGTGTATTCGTTCACAATGATCCCCTCCTCGATGGCCTCGTCGGAGGTGAGGTGATCGTATTCAGCCTGCAGCTGGCCATAGAGCCAGCGTGCGAGGTCACGCAGCGCTTCAGTGACGATCTCTTCGGTGCCGTCGGTTGGC
Proteins encoded in this window:
- a CDS encoding heavy metal translocating P-type ATPase — translated: MDHDHQHAKSNIPEGAETAKDPVCGMTVPVGSDTRHAEFEDKTFHFCSEKCQTKFEGDPWFYASGRAEGRKKAAPANVQYTCPMHPEIVRDAPGPCPICGMALEPVVPTDEPSHELTDFTRRMWISAAAAVPLIVLTMGELVGLPVRDWIGHQTASYLEFVLATPIVLWAALPFFKRGWDSLINRSPNMWTLISLGVAAAYLYSIVATFLPGIFPEVYRMGQGVGTYFEAAVVIIALVFVGQVLELRARERTGDAIRALLDLAPKTARRILPDGTEYDAPLENIMEGDRLRVRPGDAVPVDGTVIEGRSSLDESMLTGESMPVEKGPGDAVTGATINKNGSLVIEAGKVGADTVLAQIVAMVSNARRSRAPIQGMADRVAAVFVPTVVGVAIFAFVMWMIFGPEPVLVFAIASAVSVLIIACPCALGLATPISITTAAGRGAQAGVLIKDAEALERMAGVDTLIVDKTGTLTMGKPKLTDTVALGDIAEADILSLAAALERGSEHPLAEAIVEGAEAQGAARQEAADFEAVTGKGVRGNVGGRAVALGNNAMMQEMGLETTQSEEKADALRAEGKTAMFVAVDGALSGIVAVADPIKESTAQAIKELHAQGLRVIMATGDNERTAQAVAATLGIDEVRAGVLPEDKKKLIDQLRKDGHKIAMAGDGVNDAPALAAADVGIAMGTGADVAMESAGITLLGGDLMGIVRARKLARATLRNIKQNLFFAFAYNAVGVPIAAGLLYPVTGLLLSPMIAAAAMSLSSVSVITNALRLRRVDL
- a CDS encoding heavy-metal-associated domain-containing protein → MTTFHIPDMSCGHCKATVEKTIHALDPAAQIAFDMAARRISVESSTDAAHVQAALAEAGYPVAST
- a CDS encoding c-type cytochrome, translating into MGTVWAAIHLFARDGAAVARGRVLYDANCAACHGGNLKGQPDWQSAGSDGRLPAPPHDATGHTWHHSDADLIAYITYGGAEALTQMGVAFDSGMPGFGDVLNADEIADILTYIKSHWPERERQYQAERSTSDES
- a CDS encoding c-type cytochrome, whose translation is MNKGLIGALVVAIIAVAGWYWTQGQTTEEPVSASAPDGAQIAGASLADVVVPEGLSAMAQQGETYFNAVCASCHGTNAAGQDGVAPPLVHRIYEPGHHGDMAFVLAARNGVRAHHWPFGDMPPVEQRLTDGELGAIVAYVRELQRANGIN
- a CDS encoding multicopper oxidase family protein — encoded protein: MRHELTRRGFLAASAALAATTALPRLALAQTRPLTLTAQTRVIDVGGRAATVMGLTNEAGRQGLILDPGQRFRVDLTNALDEETIIHWHGQIPPNAQDGVPNLPMSLLQQGEMRSYDYAPMPGTHWMHSHVPVQEMNLLAAPLIVRRPEDLTADRQEVVMFLHDFSFRPAAEVMAEITGGAVHHDMGEVDAPAQNLSGMSGMDHSGMSMPGMTMGGMGSGGMVMDLNDFDFDAYLANDRTLADPEVVTVERRGRVLLRVINAAAATSFWIDTGGVSARLVAVDGHGVEPVAGTRFGLAMAQRLDVEIDLPEAGAFPILALREGARERTGIILASAGAEVRRIDDLAETDSGAFDIDLAQEMLLRAVRAEGDPSLVPRPVDRSHMIMLGGAMQPYLWTINGQVWGSHTPITARSGERVHLTFHNMSMMGHPMHLHGHVFQVVNVNGRSLDGAIRDTVYVPPMTMVTVALDAGEAARWMLHCHHMPHLFTGMMTEFAVSA